A genomic stretch from Georgenia muralis includes:
- the gltX gene encoding glutamate--tRNA ligase, producing MTENTAAATGSAVRVRFCPSPTGTPHVGLIRTALFNWAHARHVGGTFVFRIEDTDPERDTEESYHQILDALRWLGLDWDEGVEVGGPFGPYRQSERMDVYRDVAARLLEAGYAYESYSTPEEIEARHRAAGRDPKLGYDGFDRDLTEEQRAAYRAQGREPVLRVRMPDADVSFTDVVRGEVTFKAGSIPDFVVVRANGFPLYTLTNPVDDALMGITHVLRGEDLLSSTPRQVVLYRALLDLGIASVMPVFGHLPYVMGEGNKKLSKRDPESNLFLHRDRGFTPEGLLNYLALLGWGISPDNDIFSKEEMVAAFDVADVNPNPARFDLKKAEAINATHLRMLDAADFRARLVPYLHAQGLVSAATLDGLTEREQGLLAAASPLVQERMTLLGEASGMLGFLFVGDGDLVLDPDAVGALRPEAGDVLDASLAALEPITEFTTERVEAVLREAIVEGMGIKPRFAFAPLRTAVTGRRVSPPLFESMEILGKDATLVRLRRLREHLAA from the coding sequence TTCGTCTTCCGCATCGAGGACACCGACCCCGAGCGGGACACGGAGGAGAGCTACCACCAGATCCTGGACGCCCTGCGCTGGCTCGGCCTGGACTGGGACGAGGGCGTCGAGGTGGGCGGACCGTTCGGTCCCTACCGGCAGTCCGAGCGGATGGACGTCTACCGCGACGTCGCCGCCCGGCTCCTCGAGGCGGGGTACGCCTACGAGTCGTACTCCACGCCGGAGGAGATCGAGGCGCGCCACCGGGCCGCCGGCCGCGACCCCAAGCTCGGCTACGACGGGTTCGACCGCGACCTCACCGAGGAGCAGAGGGCCGCCTACCGCGCGCAGGGCCGCGAGCCGGTCCTGCGCGTGCGCATGCCCGACGCCGACGTCAGCTTCACCGACGTCGTCCGCGGGGAGGTCACCTTCAAGGCCGGGTCGATCCCGGACTTCGTCGTCGTGCGCGCCAACGGGTTCCCGCTGTACACCCTCACCAACCCCGTCGACGACGCCCTCATGGGCATCACGCACGTGCTGCGGGGCGAGGACCTGCTCTCCTCCACCCCCCGCCAGGTGGTGCTCTACCGCGCCCTGCTCGACCTCGGCATCGCGAGCGTCATGCCGGTCTTCGGGCACCTGCCGTACGTCATGGGCGAGGGGAACAAGAAGCTGTCCAAGCGCGACCCCGAGTCGAACCTCTTCCTCCACCGCGACCGCGGCTTCACCCCCGAGGGCCTGCTCAACTACCTCGCGCTGCTCGGCTGGGGCATCTCCCCGGACAACGACATCTTCTCCAAGGAGGAGATGGTCGCGGCGTTCGACGTCGCCGACGTCAACCCCAACCCCGCGCGCTTCGACCTCAAGAAGGCCGAGGCCATCAACGCCACCCACCTGCGGATGCTCGACGCGGCGGACTTCCGGGCGCGGCTCGTGCCGTACCTGCACGCGCAGGGCCTCGTCTCGGCGGCCACGCTCGACGGCCTCACCGAGCGCGAGCAGGGGCTGCTCGCCGCCGCCTCACCGCTGGTCCAGGAGCGGATGACGCTCCTGGGCGAGGCCTCCGGGATGCTCGGGTTCCTCTTCGTCGGGGACGGCGACCTCGTCCTCGACCCCGACGCCGTCGGGGCCCTGCGCCCCGAGGCCGGGGACGTCCTCGATGCCTCGCTCGCCGCGCTGGAGCCGATCACCGAGTTCACCACGGAGCGGGTGGAGGCCGTTCTGCGCGAGGCCATCGTCGAGGGCATGGGCATCAAGCCCCGCTTCGCGTTCGCGCCGCTGCGCACGGCGGTGACCGGACGGCGGGTCTCACCGCCGCTGTTCGAGTCGATGGAGATCCTCGGCAAGGACGCCACGCTCGTCCGTCTGCGGCGCCTGCGCGAGCACCTCGCCGCCTGA